A region from the Oncorhynchus clarkii lewisi isolate Uvic-CL-2024 chromosome 8, UVic_Ocla_1.0, whole genome shotgun sequence genome encodes:
- the LOC139415142 gene encoding cbp/p300-interacting transactivator 2, with translation MVDRMMAMNHGRFPEAINGLHHHHPARRMGMGQFSNPLHHQQQQQQQQQQHGYTTGIMGDHLHYGGGNVTSNHGIRHSVGSGNVNVNAGHPNGNMPPGARYSSQFVGPTAAVPTQGQLAASMQLQKLNTQYYSHHTHPSHHHYMHELHPANHQLNGTGQQFRDGNAKHSTSSLPPPAHHLPAAILPPNVIDTDFIDEEVLMSLVIEMGLDRIKELPELWLGQNEFDFMTDFVCKQQPSRVSC, from the coding sequence ATGGTAGACCGCATGATGGCAATGAACCATGGACGATTCCCTGAAGCTATTAATGgtctccaccatcaccacccagCACGCAGAATGGGCATGGGGCAGTTCTCGAACCCATTACACCAtcagcaacaacagcagcagcagcaacagcagcatgGCTACACTACTGGTATTATGGGAGATCATTTGCACTACGGAGGGGGAAATGTAACATCTAACCACGGAATTAGACATTCTGTGGGTTCGGGGAATGTAAATGTAAACGCTGGACACCCAAACGGCAACATGCCTCCCGGTGCGCGCTATAGCTCTCAATTTGTGGGACCCACCGCCGCCGTCCCCACTCAAGGACAGCTCGCAGCAAGTATGCAGTTACAAAAGCTCAACACGCAGTACTACAGCCACCATACACATCCCTCTCATCATCATTATATGCATGAGTTGCATCCTGCGAATCATCAACTTAACGGGACAGGACAACAGTTCAGAGATGGCAACGCGAAACACAGCACGTCCAGTTTGCCTCCACCGGCGCACCATTTGCCTGCTGCAATACTGCCCCCCAACGTCATTGACACGGACTTTATTGATGAGGAGGTCTTGATGTCTCTGGTCATTGAGATGGGCCTGGACCGAATAAAGGAGCTACCTGAGCTGTGGTTAGGACAGAACGAGTTTGATTTCATGACAGACTTCGTATGTAAGCAACAGCCAAGCCGAGTGAGTTGTTAA